In Comamonadaceae bacterium OS-1, a single window of DNA contains:
- the yohK gene encoding inner membrane protein YohK: MTDFVQLWVYLAATPLFGLTATLLTYVAVQALYERVQRAPWANPVLWSVVVLGGFLVLTHTPYPAYFAGAQFIHVLLGPAVVALAWPLWQRRAEVRQRGVALTVAVLVGGLAAAGSALALGWALDLPDDVLRSLAPKSVTAPVAMGIAERIGGVPALSAVFAVLTGLVGALSGKYLFNLLKIDAWAVRGFALGTAAHGIGAARALQVHPDAGAYAGIALGMQAVLSSLLMPLLFRWWG, encoded by the coding sequence ATGACTGACTTTGTGCAACTCTGGGTGTATTTGGCGGCCACGCCGCTGTTTGGTTTGACCGCCACCTTGCTCACCTATGTGGCGGTGCAGGCGCTGTACGAGCGCGTGCAGCGCGCGCCGTGGGCGAACCCGGTGCTGTGGTCGGTGGTGGTGTTGGGTGGCTTTTTGGTGCTGACCCACACGCCGTACCCGGCGTATTTTGCGGGTGCCCAGTTTATCCATGTGCTGCTGGGCCCGGCGGTGGTGGCGCTGGCCTGGCCCTTGTGGCAGCGCCGCGCCGAAGTGCGCCAGCGCGGTGTGGCGCTGACAGTAGCCGTGTTGGTGGGGGGCTTGGCCGCCGCGGGCAGTGCGCTTGCGCTGGGTTGGGCACTGGACCTGCCGGACGATGTGTTGCGTTCGCTGGCTCCCAAATCCGTGACCGCTCCGGTGGCCATGGGTATTGCCGAGCGCATCGGTGGCGTGCCCGCGCTGTCGGCGGTGTTTGCGGTGTTGACCGGGCTGGTGGGGGCCTTGTCGGGCAAGTATTTGTTCAACCTGCTGAAAATCGATGCCTGGGCAGTACGCGGCTTTGCGCTGGGCACGGCGGCCCATGGCATTGGGGCCGCCAGAGCGCTACAGGTACACCCCGATGCCGGTGCCTACGCGGGCATCGCGCTGGGCATGCAGGCGGTGCTGTCATCGCTTTTGATGCCGTTGCTGTTTCGCTGGTGGGGGTGA
- the rpmA gene encoding 50S ribosomal protein L27, translated as MAQKKGGGSTRNGRDSNPKMLGVKKFGGELVSAGAIIVRQRGTKFHPGTNVGIGKDHTLFALVAGHVSFAIKGSMNKHQVVITPAA; from the coding sequence ATGGCACAGAAAAAAGGCGGCGGCTCTACGCGAAATGGACGCGACTCCAACCCCAAGATGCTGGGTGTGAAGAAGTTCGGCGGTGAACTGGTGAGCGCAGGCGCGATCATCGTTCGCCAACGTGGCACCAAGTTCCATCCCGGCACCAATGTCGGTATTGGCAAGGACCACACCTTGTTCGCTTTGGTGGCGGGCCACGTGTCCTTCGCTATCAAGGGTTCGATGAACAAGCACCAAGTCGTCATTACACCTGCGGCCTAA
- the obg gene encoding GTPase Obg gives MKFVDEAFIDISAGDGGAGCVSFRHEKYKEFGGPNGGDGGRGGHVYAVADINLNTLVDFRFSRRHDAKRGEHGMGSDMFGAAGDDIILKMPVGTIISDAETGEKLFELLVEGEVITIAKGGDGGFGNMRFKSAVNRAPRQKTPGWPGEKRSLKLELRVLADVGLLGMPNAGKSTFITAISNARPRIADYPFTTLHPNLGVVRVGPEQSFVVADLPGLIEGAAEGAGLGHLFLRHLQRTRLLLHIVDMVPFDDSVDPVAQAKAIVGELKKYDDGLYKKPRWLVLNKLDMAESDKRAALVKDFVKRFKFKGPVFEISALTREGCEPLVKAIYQHVKAQQLAEQTPVEIDPRFVVMPSDTAAEE, from the coding sequence ATGAAATTCGTTGACGAAGCCTTCATTGACATCTCCGCAGGCGATGGCGGCGCAGGCTGCGTGTCGTTTCGTCACGAGAAATACAAGGAATTCGGCGGCCCCAATGGTGGCGATGGTGGCCGCGGCGGCCATGTGTATGCGGTGGCCGACATCAACCTGAACACCCTGGTCGATTTCCGCTTCTCGCGCCGCCACGATGCCAAGCGCGGCGAGCACGGCATGGGCTCCGACATGTTCGGCGCTGCCGGTGACGACATCATTTTGAAAATGCCGGTCGGCACCATCATTTCCGATGCCGAAACCGGTGAAAAATTGTTTGAGCTGCTGGTCGAAGGTGAAGTGATCACCATTGCCAAGGGCGGCGACGGCGGTTTCGGCAATATGCGCTTCAAGAGCGCCGTGAACCGCGCGCCACGCCAGAAGACCCCTGGCTGGCCTGGCGAAAAGCGCAGCCTGAAGCTGGAGCTGCGCGTGCTGGCCGATGTGGGCCTGCTGGGCATGCCCAACGCCGGTAAATCCACTTTCATCACCGCCATTTCCAATGCCCGCCCGCGCATTGCCGACTACCCGTTCACCACCTTGCACCCCAACCTGGGTGTGGTACGTGTCGGCCCCGAGCAAAGCTTTGTGGTGGCCGATTTGCCCGGTCTGATCGAAGGCGCTGCCGAAGGTGCGGGCCTGGGCCATCTGTTCTTGCGCCATCTGCAGCGCACCCGCTTGCTGCTGCACATTGTGGACATGGTGCCGTTTGACGATTCGGTAGATCCAGTGGCGCAGGCCAAGGCCATTGTGGGCGAGCTGAAGAAGTACGACGATGGTCTGTACAAGAAACCGCGCTGGCTGGTGCTGAACAAGCTGGACATGGCCGAAAGCGACAAGCGTGCGGCCCTGGTCAAAGATTTTGTGAAGCGCTTCAAGTTCAAGGGCCCGGTGTTCGAGATTTCGGCCCTGACCCGCGAAGGCTGTGAGCCGCTGGTGAAGGCGATTTACCAGCACGTCAAGGCGCAGCAACTGGCCGAGCAAACGCCGGTGGAAATCGACCCCCGGTTTGTGGTGATGCCCTCTGACACCGCGGCCGAAGAGTAA
- the lrgA gene encoding antiholin-like protein LrgA: MMALRGLAFLLLLQAAGESVTRLLGLPFPGPVVGLVLLLPALHWAWVREPVAAMAELLLAHLSLLFVPVGVGVVTHLQLVSHYGLQLLAVIVLSTWIGLAVTAWVLQWLLPKPALPKGRHD, translated from the coding sequence ATGATGGCACTGCGTGGTTTGGCGTTTCTGCTGCTGTTGCAGGCAGCGGGCGAGAGTGTGACGCGATTGCTGGGCTTGCCGTTTCCCGGCCCGGTGGTCGGTCTGGTGCTGCTGCTACCCGCCCTGCATTGGGCCTGGGTGCGCGAGCCGGTGGCGGCGATGGCCGAATTGCTGCTGGCGCATTTGTCTTTGCTGTTTGTACCGGTGGGTGTGGGCGTGGTGACGCACCTGCAACTGGTGTCGCACTACGGATTGCAGTTGCTGGCAGTGATCGTGTTGTCCACCTGGATTGGCCTGGCTGTCACCGCCTGGGTGCTGCAGTGGCTGCTGCCCAAGCCCGCGCTGCCGAAAGGTCGGCATGACTGA
- the hpcG gene encoding 2-oxo-hept-4-ene-1,7-dioate hydratase, whose protein sequence is MLTPDIHQALARELHQAEKTRIQVEHFSKRYPAMEMADSYAIQRAWVQIKLDEGRKILGHKIGLTSRAMQISSQITEPDFGAMTDDMLFPEGADIPVQRFILPRVEVELAFILGKPLRGPNVSIFDVLAATDYVVPALEIIDARIEQLDRVTKAPRKVLDTIADNAANAGIVMGGRPVKPDAVDLRWCGALLYKNGVIEESGLAAAVLNHPAHGVAWLANKLAPHGEGLAAGEVVLGGSFTRPVAGAAGDTFHADYGPLGAISFRFM, encoded by the coding sequence ATGCTGACCCCCGATATCCACCAGGCACTGGCACGCGAACTGCACCAGGCCGAAAAAACCCGTATCCAGGTGGAGCATTTCTCCAAACGCTACCCGGCCATGGAGATGGCCGACAGCTACGCCATCCAGCGCGCCTGGGTGCAGATCAAGCTGGACGAGGGCCGCAAGATCCTGGGCCACAAGATCGGCCTGACCTCGCGCGCCATGCAGATCTCGTCGCAGATCACCGAGCCCGACTTTGGTGCCATGACCGACGACATGCTGTTCCCCGAGGGGGCCGATATCCCGGTGCAACGCTTCATCCTGCCGCGGGTCGAGGTGGAGCTGGCCTTCATCCTCGGCAAACCACTGCGCGGCCCGAACGTGAGCATCTTTGACGTGCTGGCCGCCACCGACTACGTGGTGCCCGCGCTGGAGATCATCGACGCGCGCATCGAGCAGCTCGACCGCGTCACCAAGGCCCCACGCAAGGTGCTCGACACCATCGCCGACAACGCCGCCAATGCGGGCATCGTCATGGGCGGCCGCCCGGTCAAGCCCGACGCGGTCGACCTGCGCTGGTGCGGCGCGCTGCTCTACAAGAACGGTGTCATCGAAGAAAGCGGCCTGGCCGCCGCCGTGCTGAACCACCCGGCCCACGGCGTGGCCTGGCTGGCCAACAAACTGGCGCCCCATGGCGAAGGGCTGGCCGCGGGCGAGGTGGTGCTGGGCGGCTCGTTCACCCGCCCGGTGGCCGGGGCGGCGGGCGACACCTTCCACGCCGACTACGGCCCGCTGGGTGCCATCTCCTTCCGTTTCATGTGA
- the gltC_2 gene encoding HTH-type transcriptional regulator GltC: protein MPLPRYTLRQLDAFVTVAELLSFTAAADRLALTPSAVSQLVVELESSLGFKLFERSTRKVALSAAGKEFYGSAQTVLKHLYLAEVAATDLRNRAAGLVRIAAPMVIASTLLPPLIRDYTRERPKLVVRIRDAAVEQLTDVVASGEVDLAIGPNRPGSDAVLHTPLFSSPWVLWCAKDHPLAAQAQLQWADVRAHTLVTAGRDHELSVAQMGAALPEEERIRPREVVDHISTAFGMAAAGLAVTVSPAYVAPWAKRQGLVMRRIVDPEVVRQVCLYRSAHRVASPATEGFAEYVMGRLGKPGRGH from the coding sequence ATGCCTTTGCCCCGTTACACCCTGCGCCAGCTCGATGCCTTTGTGACCGTGGCCGAGCTGCTGAGCTTTACCGCCGCCGCCGACCGGCTGGCGCTGACCCCCTCGGCCGTGAGCCAACTGGTGGTGGAGCTGGAGTCCAGCCTGGGCTTCAAGCTGTTCGAGCGCAGCACGCGCAAGGTGGCTTTGTCTGCGGCGGGCAAGGAGTTTTATGGTTCGGCCCAAACCGTGCTCAAGCACCTGTACCTGGCCGAGGTGGCGGCCACCGATTTGCGCAACCGCGCCGCCGGGCTGGTGCGCATTGCCGCACCGATGGTGATCGCCAGCACCCTCCTGCCGCCGCTGATCCGCGACTACACGCGGGAGCGGCCCAAGTTGGTGGTGCGCATCCGTGATGCGGCGGTGGAGCAGCTCACCGACGTGGTGGCCAGCGGCGAGGTCGATCTGGCGATAGGCCCCAACCGTCCCGGCAGCGACGCGGTGTTACACACGCCGTTGTTCAGCAGCCCCTGGGTGCTGTGGTGCGCCAAAGACCACCCGCTGGCGGCGCAGGCGCAACTGCAGTGGGCTGATGTGCGTGCCCATACGCTGGTGACCGCCGGGCGTGACCATGAACTCAGCGTGGCGCAGATGGGCGCGGCCCTGCCCGAGGAAGAACGCATCCGCCCCCGCGAGGTGGTGGACCATATCTCTACCGCCTTCGGCATGGCGGCTGCAGGCCTGGCCGTTACGGTGTCGCCCGCCTACGTGGCCCCCTGGGCCAAGCGCCAGGGGCTGGTGATGCGCCGCATCGTGGACCCGGAGGTGGTGCGCCAGGTGTGTTTGTACCGGTCTGCACACCGGGTGGCCTCGCCCGCGACCGAAGGCTTTGCCGAGTATGTGATGGGGCGGCTGGGCAAGCCCGGGCGCGGGCATTGA
- the proB gene encoding glutamate 5-kinase — protein MTPIFASTVLRDARRIVVKVGSSLVTNEGRGLDEQAIGEWCRQLAVLVKGLENAGQPVRPREVIMVSSGAIAEGMKRLGWTTRPRAVHELQAAAAVGQMGLAQMYETKLRENGLGSAQVLLTHADLADRERYLNARSTLLTLLQHGVVPVINENDTVVNDEIKFGDNDTLGALVANLVEADALVILTDQKGLFTADPRKDTSATFVHEAHAGDPALEAMAGGAGSSLGRGGMITKILAAKRAAGSGASTVIAWGREPDALVRLSRGEAIGTLLVAQTQKTQARKQWMADHLQMRGAVTVDAGAAAKVRDGGKSLLPIGMTQVEGDFSRGDVIAILGTDGVAIGRGLANYASAEARLICRKPSSEIESLLGYVAEAEMVHRDNLVLSR, from the coding sequence ATGACACCTATTTTTGCTTCAACGGTATTGCGGGATGCCCGGCGCATCGTGGTCAAGGTGGGCTCCAGCCTGGTCACCAACGAAGGCCGGGGGCTGGACGAACAGGCGATTGGCGAATGGTGCCGGCAGCTCGCCGTGCTGGTCAAAGGCCTGGAGAATGCAGGCCAGCCGGTGCGCCCGCGCGAGGTCATCATGGTCTCCAGCGGGGCCATTGCCGAGGGCATGAAGCGCCTGGGCTGGACCACCCGGCCCCGCGCCGTGCATGAGCTACAGGCAGCAGCAGCGGTGGGCCAGATGGGCCTGGCGCAGATGTACGAAACCAAGCTGCGCGAAAACGGCCTGGGCAGCGCCCAGGTGCTGCTGACCCACGCCGACCTGGCCGACCGCGAGCGCTACCTCAACGCCCGTTCCACCCTGCTGACCCTGCTGCAGCACGGCGTGGTGCCGGTCATCAACGAGAACGATACGGTCGTCAACGACGAAATCAAGTTTGGCGATAACGACACCCTGGGTGCGCTGGTGGCCAATCTGGTCGAGGCCGACGCGCTGGTGATCCTGACCGACCAAAAAGGCCTGTTCACCGCCGACCCGCGCAAAGATACCTCCGCCACCTTTGTCCACGAAGCCCATGCGGGCGACCCGGCGCTGGAGGCCATGGCGGGCGGCGCGGGCTCCAGCCTGGGGCGCGGCGGCATGATCACCAAGATTCTGGCCGCCAAGCGGGCGGCCGGTTCAGGGGCTTCCACCGTGATCGCCTGGGGCCGCGAGCCCGACGCGCTGGTGCGCTTGTCGCGCGGCGAAGCCATTGGCACCTTGCTGGTGGCGCAAACCCAGAAAACCCAGGCCCGCAAACAGTGGATGGCCGACCATCTGCAGATGCGTGGCGCGGTGACGGTGGATGCCGGTGCCGCCGCCAAGGTGCGCGATGGCGGCAAGAGCTTGCTGCCCATCGGCATGACGCAGGTCGAGGGTGACTTCTCGCGCGGCGACGTGATCGCCATCCTGGGCACCGATGGCGTGGCCATTGGCCGGGGCTTGGCCAACTACGCCAGCGCCGAAGCGCGTTTGATTTGCCGCAAGCCCTCGAGCGAAATCGAGAGCCTGTTGGGCTATGTGGCCGAAGCCGAGATGGTGCACCGCGACAACCTGGTGCTGTCGCGGTAG
- the ispB gene encoding octaprenyl diphosphate synthase translates to MSVNSSRTAAALALIADDMREVDLVIAQRLASGVPLVGTVSQYIISAGGKRLRPAILLLMCGALGYTDAQRFNMAAVVEFIHTATLLHDDVVDESTLRRGRPTANEAFGNPASVLVGDFLYSRAFQMMVDAKDMRIMQILADATNVIAEGEVMQLVNMHDASLDEAAYLRVIRSKTAKLFEASARLAAILSHSTPEVEAACAAYGQALGTAFQVIDDVLDYDGDAAEMGKNLGDDLREGKATLPLIAAMRRGSPEQCALIRSAIETGETERLDEIIAIVKSTGALDVTRQAAAAEAQRAVEATKHFQPNAYTDGLLQLAAQLLERRS, encoded by the coding sequence TTGTCCGTCAATTCCTCCCGAACCGCCGCCGCCCTCGCCCTCATTGCCGATGACATGCGCGAGGTGGATCTTGTAATTGCACAACGCCTGGCCTCTGGCGTACCGCTGGTGGGCACCGTGTCGCAATACATCATTTCCGCTGGCGGCAAGCGCCTGCGACCGGCGATTTTGCTGCTGATGTGCGGAGCCCTGGGCTATACCGATGCGCAGCGCTTCAATATGGCCGCCGTGGTGGAATTTATCCACACCGCCACCCTGCTGCACGACGACGTGGTGGACGAATCCACCCTGCGCCGGGGCCGCCCCACCGCCAACGAGGCCTTTGGCAACCCGGCCAGCGTGCTGGTGGGCGACTTTTTGTATTCGCGTGCCTTCCAGATGATGGTCGATGCCAAAGACATGCGCATCATGCAAATCCTGGCCGATGCCACCAATGTGATCGCCGAGGGCGAGGTAATGCAATTGGTCAACATGCACGATGCCTCGCTCGACGAAGCGGCCTACCTGCGCGTGATCCGCTCCAAAACCGCCAAGCTGTTTGAAGCCAGCGCCCGGCTGGCCGCCATCCTGTCGCACAGCACACCCGAGGTAGAGGCCGCCTGCGCCGCCTACGGCCAAGCCTTGGGCACCGCATTCCAGGTGATTGACGACGTGCTCGACTACGACGGCGATGCGGCCGAGATGGGCAAGAACCTGGGCGATGACCTGCGCGAAGGCAAGGCCACCCTGCCATTGATCGCCGCCATGCGGCGCGGCAGCCCGGAGCAATGCGCCTTGATCCGCAGCGCCATTGAAACCGGTGAAACCGAGCGCCTGGACGAGATCATTGCGATTGTGAAAAGCACCGGCGCGCTGGACGTGACGCGCCAGGCCGCAGCCGCCGAAGCCCAGCGCGCGGTAGAGGCCACAAAGCACTTCCAGCCCAATGCCTACACCGATGGCTTGCTACAATTAGCCGCGCAATTATTGGAACGCCGCTCATAG
- the bphF gene encoding 4-hydroxy-2-oxovalerate aldolase, whose protein sequence is MQTPDNLFKQALARGEVQIGLWQALADPYAAELCAGSGFDWLLLDGEHAPNDLRSLLGALQSVAPYPTHPVVRVPHGDAALIKQVLDIGATTLLVPMVESAEQATALVRAMHYPPQGLRGVGSAIARSARWSRYPNYLHEANERVCLLVQVESRAALQEIDAIAAVDGVDGVFIGPADLSASMGYLDQPTHPEVLAAIDHAIGRILHAGKAPGILCADETLARHYLARGARFVAVGVDTSLLVRATTALAAQFKTTVAVAAPGGAY, encoded by the coding sequence ATGCAAACCCCTGACAACCTGTTCAAACAAGCCCTGGCCCGTGGCGAGGTGCAAATCGGCCTATGGCAAGCCCTGGCCGACCCGTATGCCGCGGAACTGTGCGCGGGCAGTGGCTTCGACTGGCTGCTGCTCGACGGCGAGCACGCGCCCAACGACCTGCGCAGCCTGCTCGGTGCCCTGCAAAGCGTGGCCCCCTACCCTACCCACCCGGTGGTGCGCGTGCCGCACGGCGACGCGGCGCTGATCAAGCAGGTGCTGGACATCGGTGCCACCACGCTGCTGGTGCCGATGGTCGAATCCGCCGAACAGGCCACTGCCCTGGTGCGCGCCATGCACTACCCGCCGCAGGGCCTGCGCGGCGTGGGCAGCGCCATCGCCCGCTCGGCCCGCTGGTCGCGTTACCCGAACTATTTGCACGAAGCCAACGAGCGGGTATGCCTGCTGGTGCAGGTGGAGTCGCGGGCCGCCTTGCAGGAGATCGACGCGATTGCAGCGGTGGATGGCGTGGACGGCGTGTTCATCGGCCCGGCGGACCTGTCGGCGTCGATGGGCTACCTGGATCAGCCCACGCACCCCGAGGTGCTCGCAGCGATTGACCACGCCATCGGCCGGATCCTGCACGCGGGCAAAGCCCCCGGCATTTTGTGTGCCGACGAAACCCTGGCGCGGCACTACCTGGCGCGGGGTGCCCGCTTTGTGGCCGTAGGGGTGGACACCTCGCTGCTGGTGCGCGCCACCACCGCGCTGGCCGCGCAGTTCAAGACCACGGTGGCCGTGGCCGCCCCCGGCGGAGCGTACTGA
- a CDS encoding putative FAD-linked oxidoreductase — MLLESLRAAFHGRLLTGAEAAPFLTDYRGKWTGQALAVAQPDSAEDVAKVVAWCHQNHVPVVPQGGNTGLSGGSVPEAAPDPLPVLLSLKRLNQIRAIDPLNNTLVAEAGVTLLQVQEAAQAAGRLFPLSLAAEGTCTIGGNLASNAGGVQVLRYGNTRELCLGLEVVTAEGQLWNGLRTLRKDNTGYDLRDLYIGSEGTLGIITAAVLKLFPLPAAQMVALVAVPSPQQALDLLALAQARLGAGLTAFEILSHTCVELVLQHIPGTRRPLADASPWYVLLELSATTDEAQAAAAMESLLETAMENAWVLDAALATSLAQFEALWALRENISEAQAAEGKAIKHDIALPISRIPAFIASTDAQIAAQFPQVRQVTFGHLGDGNLHYNVSPSARTPEHAAEFMALESPLNQLVHDAVHAFGGSISAEHGLGVLRRDASARYKAPLELQLMQRIKQALDPLGLMNPGKLLKFE, encoded by the coding sequence ATGTTGCTTGAATCCTTGCGCGCCGCCTTCCACGGCCGCCTGCTCACCGGGGCCGAGGCCGCCCCATTTTTGACCGATTACCGCGGCAAATGGACCGGCCAGGCGCTGGCCGTGGCGCAGCCCGATAGTGCCGAAGACGTAGCCAAAGTGGTGGCCTGGTGCCATCAAAATCACGTGCCGGTGGTGCCCCAAGGCGGCAACACCGGCCTGTCGGGCGGCTCGGTGCCAGAGGCCGCACCCGATCCGCTGCCCGTGCTGCTGTCCCTCAAGCGCCTGAACCAGATCCGCGCCATCGACCCGCTGAACAACACCCTGGTGGCCGAAGCAGGCGTGACCTTGCTGCAGGTGCAAGAAGCTGCCCAAGCCGCAGGCCGCCTGTTCCCGCTGAGCCTGGCTGCCGAGGGCACCTGCACCATCGGCGGCAACCTGGCCAGCAATGCGGGCGGGGTGCAGGTGCTGCGCTACGGCAATACGCGCGAGCTGTGCCTGGGGTTGGAGGTGGTGACGGCAGAGGGCCAGCTCTGGAACGGCCTGCGTACCCTGCGCAAGGACAACACCGGCTACGACCTGCGCGACCTGTACATCGGCTCCGAGGGCACGCTGGGCATCATCACCGCCGCCGTGCTCAAGCTGTTCCCACTGCCCGCCGCGCAGATGGTGGCGCTGGTGGCCGTACCCAGCCCGCAGCAGGCGCTGGACCTGCTGGCACTGGCGCAGGCGCGGCTGGGTGCGGGGTTGACCGCGTTTGAAATCCTCAGCCACACCTGCGTGGAGCTGGTGCTGCAGCACATCCCCGGCACGCGCCGCCCCTTGGCTGATGCCTCGCCCTGGTATGTACTGCTGGAGCTATCGGCCACCACCGACGAGGCACAGGCGGCAGCCGCCATGGAGAGCCTGCTGGAGACAGCCATGGAGAACGCCTGGGTGCTGGATGCCGCGCTGGCCACCAGCCTGGCCCAGTTCGAGGCGCTGTGGGCGCTGCGCGAAAACATTTCCGAAGCGCAGGCCGCCGAAGGCAAAGCCATCAAGCACGACATCGCGCTGCCGATCTCGCGCATCCCGGCCTTCATCGCCAGTACCGATGCGCAGATCGCCGCGCAGTTTCCCCAGGTGCGACAGGTCACGTTTGGCCACCTGGGCGACGGCAACCTGCACTACAACGTCTCGCCGTCGGCCCGAACGCCGGAGCACGCCGCCGAATTCATGGCGCTCGAAAGCCCGCTGAACCAGCTGGTGCACGACGCGGTGCATGCCTTTGGTGGCTCCATCTCGGCCGAGCACGGCCTGGGCGTGCTGCGCCGCGACGCGTCGGCCCGCTACAAGGCCCCGCTGGAGCTGCAGCTGATGCAGCGCATCAAGCAGGCGCTGGACCCGCTGGGGCTGATGAACCCCGGCAAGTTGCTGAAATTTGAATGA
- the rplU gene encoding 50S ribosomal protein L21, translated as MYAVIKTGGKQYRVASGEKIKVEQIAADVGQEIVFDQVLAVGNGSEIKVGTPLVSGATVTVTVVAHGKHDKVGIFKMRRRKHYMKRQGHRQQFTELQIGVIAA; from the coding sequence ATGTACGCGGTCATAAAAACCGGAGGCAAACAGTATCGTGTTGCTTCTGGTGAAAAAATTAAAGTAGAACAGATTGCTGCGGACGTAGGCCAAGAGATTGTGTTTGATCAGGTTCTGGCAGTCGGCAACGGCAGCGAGATCAAGGTTGGCACGCCCTTGGTTTCCGGCGCAACGGTTACGGTCACGGTAGTGGCTCACGGCAAGCACGACAAAGTGGGCATTTTCAAAATGCGCCGTCGTAAGCACTACATGAAACGCCAAGGTCATCGCCAGCAGTTCACCGAACTGCAAATCGGCGTGATTGCAGCATAA